The following are from one region of the Alicyclobacillus fastidiosus genome:
- the rpoB gene encoding DNA-directed RNA polymerase subunit beta, with the protein MQGHMVKYGWAERRTFSRIREVLELPNLIEIQQKSYEWFLREGLREMFTDISPIQDFTGNLVLEFIDYSLGEPKYDVEESKERDVTYAAPLRVKVRLLNKETGEVKEQEVFLGDFPLMTDTGTFVINGAERVIVSQLVRSPSVYYSSKIDKNGKRTFAATVIPNRGAWLEFETDAKDVVYVRIDRTRKLPITVLLRALGLSSDAEITQLIGEDDYLQNTLDKDTTDSTERALVEIYERLRPGEPPTVENARALLASRFFDPKRYDLANVGRYKINKKLHIKNRLLNQRLAETLVDADTGEIIAEAGAIIDRRVLDRLIPHLEGNVGRFSVRATRDLLEDDNVPLQMVKIFSPSEDGRVLNVISNGVVSTDIKYITPSDILAAVSYFFNLLRGVGTTDDIDHLGNRRLRSVGELLQNQFRIGLSRMERVVRERMSIQDASAITPQALINIRPVIAAIKEFFGSSQLSQFMDQTNPLAELTHKRRLSALGPGGLTRERAGFEVRDVHYSHYGRMCPIETPEGPNIGLINSLSTFARINAYGFIETPYRRVDPETGVVTDKIDYLTADEEENYVVAQANEPLTEDGKLASEEIIVRRREDVIAVSRDRIDYMDVSPKQVVSVATALIPFLENDDANRALMGANMQRQAVPLLVTDSPYVGTGIEHQAAKDSGVCVVSRHSGIVERVTAKEVWIRQEAELNGQTVRGDLAKYRLIKFTRSNQNTCVNQRPIVREGQRVKVGDILADGPATQNGELALGRNVLVAFMTWEGYNYEDAILLSEKMVKEDVYTSIHIEEYELEARDTKLGPEEITRDIPNVGEDALKNLDERGIIRIGAEIRTGDILVGKVTPKGVTELTAEERLLHAIFGEKAREVRDTSLRVPHGGAGIVVDVKVFTRENGDELPAGVNQLVRVYIAQKRKISEGDKMAGRHGNKGVVARILPEEDMPFLEDGTPVQIVLNPLGVPSRMNIGQVLETHLGMAARALGMKMATPVFDGAHPEDVFSTLEEAGLPADGKHVLYDGRSGEPFENRVTVGFVYMLKLHHLVDDKIHARSTGPYSLVTQQPLGGKAQFGGQRFGEMEVWALEAYGAAYTLQEILTVKSDDVVGRVKTYEAIVKGENVPEPGVPESFKVLIKELQSLGMDVKILSGDEQEIEMKESDDEDEGSEKLNLNLEYNEVGD; encoded by the coding sequence TTGCAGGGACACATGGTCAAGTACGGATGGGCTGAACGCCGCACATTTTCGCGCATCCGTGAAGTCCTCGAATTACCCAATCTGATTGAAATCCAGCAAAAATCTTACGAGTGGTTCCTGCGTGAGGGATTGCGTGAAATGTTTACGGACATTTCTCCGATTCAGGACTTTACTGGGAACTTGGTACTTGAGTTCATCGACTACAGTCTTGGTGAACCGAAGTACGATGTCGAAGAGTCGAAAGAGCGCGACGTGACATATGCGGCTCCGCTGCGCGTGAAAGTTCGACTGTTGAACAAGGAAACTGGTGAGGTAAAAGAGCAGGAGGTCTTCCTGGGGGATTTTCCTCTGATGACCGATACCGGCACTTTTGTCATCAATGGCGCCGAACGCGTTATTGTCAGCCAGTTGGTTCGTTCACCTAGTGTCTATTATAGCAGTAAGATCGACAAAAATGGCAAACGAACATTCGCTGCGACGGTCATTCCGAACCGTGGTGCGTGGCTCGAGTTTGAGACGGATGCCAAGGATGTCGTCTACGTCCGGATCGACCGCACGCGGAAGTTGCCGATTACGGTGCTTTTGCGCGCGTTGGGATTGTCTTCGGACGCAGAGATCACTCAACTCATCGGCGAAGACGACTATCTTCAAAACACGTTGGACAAAGACACGACAGATTCCACGGAACGCGCACTGGTTGAGATCTACGAGCGCCTGCGCCCTGGTGAGCCGCCGACGGTGGAAAATGCTCGTGCGCTCTTGGCTTCTCGTTTCTTTGATCCAAAGCGTTACGATTTAGCGAATGTCGGGCGTTACAAAATCAATAAAAAGTTGCACATCAAGAATCGGTTGTTGAATCAGCGCCTCGCTGAGACGCTGGTGGATGCCGATACGGGTGAAATCATAGCGGAGGCTGGTGCGATCATCGACCGCCGGGTCCTCGATCGCTTGATCCCGCATCTCGAAGGCAACGTCGGTCGCTTCTCTGTTCGCGCTACGCGCGATCTGCTGGAAGACGACAACGTGCCGCTTCAAATGGTGAAGATCTTCAGCCCGTCTGAGGATGGACGAGTGTTGAACGTGATCAGCAACGGAGTTGTATCGACGGACATTAAGTACATCACGCCGTCTGATATCTTGGCTGCTGTGTCTTACTTCTTCAACTTGCTTCGTGGAGTCGGGACGACAGACGATATTGACCACCTCGGCAATCGTCGTCTCCGTTCGGTCGGCGAGCTGTTGCAGAATCAGTTCCGCATCGGTTTGTCTCGGATGGAGCGCGTTGTGCGCGAACGGATGTCGATTCAGGATGCGAGTGCCATTACGCCGCAGGCCCTGATCAACATTCGCCCGGTCATCGCCGCGATCAAGGAATTTTTCGGTTCCAGTCAGCTGTCGCAGTTTATGGATCAAACCAACCCGCTGGCTGAACTCACGCACAAGCGCCGCTTGTCTGCGCTTGGCCCGGGCGGTCTCACACGCGAACGCGCTGGCTTTGAGGTCCGCGACGTGCACTATTCGCACTATGGTCGGATGTGTCCGATCGAGACGCCTGAAGGTCCGAACATCGGGTTGATCAACTCCTTGTCGACCTTCGCACGGATCAACGCGTATGGCTTTATCGAGACGCCATATCGCCGTGTTGACCCTGAAACGGGCGTCGTGACGGACAAGATCGACTATCTGACCGCCGACGAGGAAGAAAACTACGTCGTCGCTCAGGCGAACGAGCCGTTGACCGAAGACGGCAAACTCGCTTCGGAGGAGATCATCGTCCGCCGTCGTGAGGACGTTATCGCAGTGTCGAGGGACCGGATCGACTATATGGACGTCTCGCCTAAGCAGGTTGTATCTGTCGCAACGGCACTCATTCCGTTCTTGGAGAACGACGACGCCAACCGCGCTTTGATGGGTGCGAACATGCAACGTCAGGCTGTCCCGCTGCTCGTGACGGACTCTCCGTACGTGGGAACGGGTATTGAGCACCAGGCTGCGAAGGATTCCGGCGTCTGTGTCGTCTCTCGCCACAGCGGTATCGTGGAGCGAGTGACGGCGAAAGAGGTGTGGATCCGCCAGGAGGCGGAACTGAATGGACAAACCGTCCGAGGCGATCTCGCCAAGTACCGTTTGATCAAGTTCACGCGCTCCAACCAGAACACCTGTGTGAACCAGCGCCCAATCGTGCGCGAAGGTCAGCGCGTCAAGGTCGGCGACATCCTCGCTGACGGCCCAGCCACCCAGAACGGTGAGTTGGCACTTGGTCGCAACGTCCTCGTCGCGTTTATGACGTGGGAAGGCTACAACTACGAGGATGCAATCCTCTTGTCTGAAAAGATGGTGAAAGAGGACGTCTACACGTCCATTCACATCGAGGAATACGAGTTAGAAGCTCGTGATACCAAGCTTGGTCCTGAAGAAATCACGCGGGACATCCCGAACGTCGGCGAGGATGCGCTAAAGAACCTCGACGAGCGGGGTATCATCCGCATCGGCGCGGAGATTCGCACCGGCGATATCCTCGTGGGCAAGGTCACGCCAAAGGGTGTCACGGAACTGACCGCCGAGGAGCGCTTGTTACACGCGATTTTCGGTGAAAAGGCCCGAGAGGTACGGGATACGTCCCTGCGCGTACCGCATGGTGGCGCTGGCATCGTCGTCGACGTCAAGGTCTTCACTCGCGAGAACGGAGACGAGTTGCCGGCTGGCGTCAATCAGTTGGTGCGCGTCTACATCGCACAGAAGAGGAAGATCTCCGAGGGCGATAAGATGGCTGGACGCCACGGAAACAAGGGTGTCGTCGCACGCATCTTGCCTGAGGAAGACATGCCGTTCCTCGAGGATGGAACGCCGGTTCAGATCGTCTTGAATCCGCTCGGCGTGCCGTCTCGTATGAATATCGGGCAGGTTTTGGAGACGCACCTGGGCATGGCTGCTCGTGCGCTCGGCATGAAGATGGCGACGCCGGTATTTGATGGCGCGCATCCTGAAGATGTGTTTAGCACTTTGGAAGAAGCCGGCCTCCCTGCGGACGGTAAACACGTGCTTTACGACGGCCGCAGCGGTGAACCGTTTGAGAACCGAGTGACGGTTGGATTCGTCTACATGTTGAAACTGCACCACCTGGTCGACGACAAGATTCACGCTCGCTCGACTGGTCCTTACTCGCTCGTCACGCAACAGCCGCTCGGCGGTAAAGCGCAGTTCGGTGGACAGCGTTTCGGCGAGATGGAAGTTTGGGCTCTCGAGGCATACGGCGCCGCCTACACGCTGCAAGAGATCTTGACCGTGAAGTCGGATGACGTCGTGGGTCGCGTGAAGACGTATGAAGCTATCGTCAAAGGCGAGAATGTCCCAGAACCAGGCGTTCCGGAGTCGTTTAAGGTCCTCATCAAGGAACTGCAGAGCCTCGGTATGGATGTGAAGATCCTGTCGGGCGACGAGCAGGAGATCGAGATGAAGGAAAGCGACGACGAGGACGAGGGTTCGGAGAAGCTCAACTTGAATCTCGAATACAACGAAGTCGGCGACTGA
- the rpoC gene encoding DNA-directed RNA polymerase subunit beta', producing the protein MLDVNNFEFMKIGLASPEKIRSWSHGEVKKPETINYRTLRPEKEGLFCEKIFGPTRDWECHCGKYKRIRYKGVVCDRCGVEVTRAKVRRERMGHIELAAPVSHIWYFKGIPSRMGLVLDMSPRALEEVIYFASYVVTDPGDTPLEKKQLLSEKEYRSYREKYGYAFQAGMGAEAIRSLLQEIDLDREVDFLREELRSAQGQRRNRAIKRLEVVEAFRASGNRPSWMILEALPVIPPDLRPMVQLDGGRFATSDLNDLYRRVINRNNRLKRLLDLGAPDIIVQNEKRMLQEAVDALIDNGRRGRPVTGPGNRPLKSLSHMLKGKQGRFRQNLLGKRVDYSGRSVIVVGPELRMYQCGLPKEMALELFKPFVMKELVSRGLAHNIKSAKRKVERVSPEVWDVVEDVIKQHPVLLNRAPTLHRLGIQAFEPTLVEGRAIKLHPLVCTAYNADFDGDQMAVHVPLSAEAQAEARLLMLAAHNILNPKDGKPVVTPTQDMVLGPYYLTIEREGAPGEGSIFSSMAEVEYARHNGLVTLQSRIIVPAKVLEKTSLTEAQQNALLITTPGKLIFNSIFPADFPYLNSAAKQNLLTGAPDETFIFDKGTNPREALERRAIPKAVIKKDLGNILGECFRRYGTTMTAEILDRVKRLGFNYSTRAGITIAVSDIVVPDEKHRIIEEAEAKEHKLKQQYRRGLITEEEQYITFSQIWSEAKENISTTLMESMNEFNPIYMMATSGARGSNSQITQLAGMRGLMANPSGEIIQLAIKSNFREGLSVLEYFISTHGARKGLADTALRTADSGYLTRRLVDVAQDTIVREFDCGTDKGLRVVEIRDGREVIEEIGDRLEGRIAFQDIYHPETGELIVAKNQLIDEEATDTIVKSGLKEVYIRSVLTCRTRHGVCIQCYGRNLATGKMVEIGEAVGIIAAQSIGEPGTQLTMRTFHTGGVAGDDITQGLPRIQELFEARNPKGQAVISEFEGTISDIREGKDKREIELQGESETKIYQIPYGSRIRVTVGQSLEAGEELTEGSVDPKEMLRVKGLQGVQNYLLREVQRVYRLQGVDINDKHVEVMVRQMLRKVRILDAGDTELLPGTYVDLFDYEAANKVALLSGREPAVARPALLGITKASLETDSFLSAASFQETTRVLTEAAIKGKVDRLLGLKENVIIGKLIPAGTGMSRYRQIGMAGEEDASSEGSSDVVHDGEDALEAEPAHTVE; encoded by the coding sequence TTGCTAGACGTGAACAACTTCGAGTTCATGAAAATCGGGCTGGCATCACCAGAAAAGATTCGGTCTTGGTCTCATGGTGAAGTGAAGAAGCCGGAGACCATCAACTACCGTACGTTACGCCCTGAAAAAGAGGGGCTGTTCTGCGAGAAGATCTTCGGTCCCACGAGGGACTGGGAGTGTCATTGTGGGAAGTACAAGCGCATCCGCTATAAGGGTGTCGTCTGTGACCGCTGTGGCGTTGAAGTGACGCGTGCCAAGGTTCGCCGCGAACGGATGGGCCACATTGAATTGGCCGCCCCGGTATCACACATTTGGTATTTCAAGGGGATTCCAAGCCGCATGGGCTTGGTCCTCGACATGTCGCCGCGCGCGCTCGAAGAAGTCATTTACTTCGCGTCGTATGTCGTGACGGACCCTGGCGATACGCCACTTGAAAAGAAGCAACTGCTCAGTGAGAAGGAGTACCGCTCGTATCGTGAGAAATACGGCTACGCCTTTCAGGCTGGCATGGGTGCGGAAGCCATTCGGTCGTTGCTGCAGGAGATCGACCTAGATCGCGAAGTCGATTTCCTTCGTGAGGAACTTCGTTCCGCCCAAGGCCAACGCCGGAACCGCGCGATTAAGCGGCTGGAAGTCGTCGAAGCATTTCGTGCTTCCGGCAACCGTCCATCGTGGATGATCCTCGAGGCACTTCCGGTCATTCCTCCGGATTTGCGCCCGATGGTTCAGTTGGATGGTGGACGTTTTGCGACGTCCGACTTGAACGATCTGTATCGCCGAGTTATCAACCGAAATAACCGCTTGAAGCGGCTGCTCGATCTGGGCGCACCGGATATCATCGTGCAGAACGAGAAGCGCATGCTCCAAGAGGCGGTGGACGCCCTCATCGACAACGGCCGTCGCGGACGCCCTGTGACGGGACCTGGCAACCGACCGCTAAAGAGTTTGTCGCACATGCTGAAAGGCAAGCAGGGTCGTTTCCGCCAGAACCTGTTGGGTAAACGCGTCGACTACTCAGGCCGCTCAGTCATCGTCGTGGGGCCGGAATTGCGGATGTACCAGTGTGGTCTTCCGAAGGAAATGGCGTTGGAGCTGTTCAAGCCGTTTGTCATGAAGGAACTGGTTTCTCGCGGTCTCGCTCACAACATCAAGAGTGCCAAGCGCAAAGTCGAGCGCGTGTCGCCAGAGGTTTGGGACGTCGTGGAGGACGTCATCAAGCAGCACCCGGTGTTGCTCAACCGCGCACCGACGCTTCACCGTCTAGGCATTCAGGCGTTCGAGCCGACGCTCGTCGAGGGCCGTGCCATCAAGTTGCACCCGCTCGTGTGTACAGCGTACAACGCTGACTTCGACGGCGACCAGATGGCCGTTCACGTTCCGCTGTCAGCGGAGGCGCAAGCGGAGGCGCGTCTGCTCATGTTGGCAGCGCACAACATCTTGAACCCGAAGGACGGCAAGCCTGTTGTCACGCCGACGCAGGATATGGTCCTCGGCCCGTACTACCTCACCATTGAGCGCGAGGGAGCACCTGGCGAGGGCAGCATCTTCTCGTCGATGGCCGAAGTGGAGTACGCTCGTCATAACGGACTCGTGACGCTGCAATCGCGGATCATCGTCCCGGCGAAAGTGTTGGAGAAGACCAGCCTGACGGAGGCGCAGCAGAACGCACTGTTGATCACGACGCCGGGCAAACTGATTTTCAACAGTATTTTCCCAGCAGATTTCCCGTACCTGAACTCTGCTGCGAAGCAGAACCTGTTGACGGGTGCACCGGATGAGACGTTCATCTTCGACAAGGGGACCAACCCGAGGGAAGCCCTCGAGCGCCGGGCTATTCCTAAGGCCGTGATCAAAAAGGACCTGGGGAATATCCTCGGCGAATGTTTCCGCCGCTATGGCACGACGATGACCGCGGAGATTCTCGATCGGGTCAAACGGCTCGGGTTCAATTACTCGACTCGTGCAGGTATCACCATCGCCGTCAGCGATATCGTGGTCCCAGATGAGAAGCATCGCATCATCGAAGAGGCAGAGGCAAAGGAACACAAGCTGAAACAACAGTACCGCCGCGGTTTGATCACCGAGGAAGAACAGTACATCACGTTCAGCCAAATCTGGTCGGAGGCGAAGGAGAACATCTCCACAACCTTGATGGAGAGCATGAACGAGTTCAACCCGATCTATATGATGGCGACCTCTGGTGCGCGCGGTAGTAACTCTCAGATTACGCAGCTTGCGGGTATGCGGGGCCTCATGGCCAATCCGTCCGGTGAAATTATTCAGTTGGCGATTAAGTCGAACTTCCGTGAAGGCCTGAGTGTCTTGGAGTACTTCATCTCCACGCACGGTGCCCGCAAAGGGTTGGCAGATACGGCGCTTCGTACCGCCGACTCGGGGTATCTCACACGCCGACTCGTCGACGTTGCGCAAGATACCATCGTTCGCGAATTCGACTGTGGGACGGACAAAGGGCTTCGTGTTGTCGAGATCCGCGATGGCCGCGAGGTGATCGAGGAGATCGGAGATCGACTGGAGGGACGCATTGCGTTCCAAGACATTTACCATCCAGAAACGGGTGAGTTGATTGTCGCGAAGAACCAGTTGATCGACGAGGAAGCGACCGATACCATCGTCAAGTCTGGGTTAAAAGAAGTTTATATTCGTTCCGTCCTCACTTGTCGGACGCGCCACGGCGTCTGCATTCAGTGTTATGGGCGCAACCTCGCAACCGGGAAGATGGTCGAAATCGGTGAGGCTGTCGGTATTATTGCTGCACAGTCCATTGGTGAACCAGGTACCCAGTTGACGATGCGTACATTCCACACTGGCGGTGTGGCAGGTGACGACATCACGCAAGGTCTGCCGCGTATTCAGGAGCTGTTCGAGGCTCGGAATCCGAAAGGCCAGGCGGTGATCTCTGAGTTCGAAGGCACCATCTCCGACATCCGCGAAGGCAAGGATAAGCGCGAGATCGAGCTTCAGGGTGAGAGCGAAACGAAGATCTACCAAATTCCATATGGTTCTAGAATTCGCGTAACCGTCGGGCAAAGTCTCGAGGCGGGCGAAGAGCTGACGGAAGGCTCGGTAGATCCGAAGGAAATGCTGCGCGTTAAAGGACTTCAAGGCGTTCAGAACTACCTGCTTCGCGAAGTGCAGCGCGTCTATCGCCTACAGGGCGTGGACATCAACGACAAGCACGTCGAAGTGATGGTTCGTCAGATGTTGCGCAAGGTGCGCATTCTGGACGCGGGCGATACCGAACTCCTTCCGGGTACGTATGTCGATCTCTTCGACTACGAAGCCGCGAACAAAGTCGCGCTGTTGTCGGGGCGGGAACCGGCCGTGGCACGTCCTGCGCTGCTCGGTATCACGAAGGCGTCGCTTGAAACGGACTCCTTCCTGTCGGCTGCATCCTTCCAAGAGACCACGCGTGTCTTGACGGAGGCAGCTATTAAAGGAAAAGTTGACCGCTTGCTCGGACTCAAGGAGAACGTTATTATAGGTAAGTTGATTCCAGCAGGTACTGGGATGTCTCGCTATCGCCAAATTGGCATGGCGGGCGAGGAGGACGCTTCTAGCGAAGGTTCCTCGGATGTGGTACATGATGGAGAAGATGCATTAGAAGCTGAGCCAGCACACACGGTTGAATAA
- a CDS encoding ribosomal L7Ae/L30e/S12e/Gadd45 family protein, which yields MSLDDIRQARKKTIGTNQTLKVLKQSAEQIVRLYVARDAEARVIDPVVQLATKQRVPIEWVDTMRTLGKACGIEVGAATASIISE from the coding sequence GTGTCACTTGACGACATACGCCAAGCGAGGAAAAAGACCATAGGCACGAACCAGACGTTAAAGGTGCTCAAACAGTCTGCTGAGCAGATCGTGCGGCTCTATGTAGCGCGCGATGCCGAAGCTCGCGTCATCGACCCGGTTGTCCAGTTGGCGACGAAGCAACGCGTCCCGATTGAATGGGTGGACACGATGCGGACACTCGGTAAAGCTTGTGGGATTGAAGTTGGTGCGGCTACGGCAAGCATCATCTCAGAGTGA
- the rpsL gene encoding 30S ribosomal protein S12, translating into MPTINQLVRKGRKDILKKSTAPALQKGYNSHIKSLTDLPSPQKRGVCTRVGTMTPKKPNSALRKYARVRLTNTIEVTAYIPGIGHNLQEHSVVLVRGGRVKDLPGVRYHIVRGALDTAGVKDRMQGRSKYGAKRPKAK; encoded by the coding sequence ATGCCGACGATTAACCAATTAGTTCGCAAAGGTCGCAAGGACATCTTGAAGAAGTCCACGGCACCGGCGCTGCAAAAGGGGTACAACAGCCACATCAAGTCTTTGACGGATCTTCCGTCGCCACAAAAACGTGGTGTGTGCACGCGTGTTGGTACGATGACCCCGAAGAAGCCGAACTCGGCTCTTCGTAAATACGCCCGTGTGCGTTTGACCAATACAATCGAAGTGACCGCGTACATCCCAGGGATTGGACACAACCTCCAAGAGCACTCTGTCGTGCTCGTTCGTGGTGGTCGTGTAAAGGACCTTCCGGGTGTTCGTTATCACATCGTTCGTGGTGCTTTGGACACCGCAGGCGTGAAGGATCGCATGCAGGGCCGTTCGAAGTATGGTGCAAAGCGTCCGAAGGCGAAGTAA
- the rpsG gene encoding 30S ribosomal protein S7, with product MPRKGPVPKRDVLPDPIYGNKLVSRLINKVMLDGKKGVSQRIVYGAFDMIRERSGKDPMEVFETAMRNIMPVLEVKARRVGGSNYQVPIEVRNDRRVTLGLRWLVNYSRLRGEKTMEEKLANELLDAANNTGGAVRKREDTHRMAEANKAFAHYRW from the coding sequence GTGCCGCGTAAAGGACCTGTTCCAAAGCGTGATGTACTGCCGGATCCGATTTACGGGAACAAGCTTGTTAGTCGCCTCATCAACAAGGTGATGCTGGACGGGAAGAAAGGTGTCTCGCAGCGTATTGTCTACGGTGCGTTTGACATGATTCGCGAGCGTTCTGGCAAAGATCCGATGGAAGTATTTGAAACGGCTATGCGCAACATCATGCCGGTGCTGGAAGTCAAGGCTCGCCGTGTAGGTGGATCTAACTACCAGGTGCCGATTGAAGTTCGCAACGACCGCCGCGTGACGTTGGGCCTGCGCTGGTTGGTCAACTATTCTCGCCTCCGTGGTGAAAAGACCATGGAAGAGAAGTTGGCGAACGAGTTGCTCGACGCAGCGAACAATACGGGTGGTGCTGTTCGCAAACGCGAAGACACACACCGTATGGCCGAGGCCAACAAGGCTTTCGCTCACTACCGCTGGTAG
- the fusA gene encoding elongation factor G, translating into MAREFPLERTRNIGIIAHIDAGKTTTTERILFYTGRVHKIGEVHDGAATMDWMVQEQERGITITSAATTAQWKEHRINIIDTPGHVDFTVEVERSLRVLDGACAVFDAKGGVEPQSETVWRQADKYHVPRIAYVNKMDIIGADFLSCVEQMKTRLGAKAVPIQLPIGAEDEFRGIIDLVEMKALIYADDLGTHSEDAEIPADMKELAEQKRTELVEAVAEVDEELMMKYLEGEEITIPEIKAALRKGTVTVQLFPVLCGSSYRNKGVQPMLDAVVEYLPAPIDVPAIKGVTPEGEEIERHSSDEEPFSALAFKIMTDPFVGKLAFFRVYSGILESGSYVLNSTKGKRERIGRILQMHANHREEISQVYSGDIAAAVGLKDTTTGDTLCDEKSVVLLESMEFPDPVISVSIEPKTKADQDKMGIALSKLAEEDPTFKTYTDQETGQTIIQGMGELHLEVIVDRMQREFKVDCNVGMPQVAYRETITKRVDQEGKFVRQSGGRGQYGHVKVIFEPLERGEGFVFENKVVGGAIPKEYIPAVEEGIHEALRSGVIAGYPLVDVKATLYDGSYHDVDSSEMAFKIAGSMALKAGAQKGSPVLLEPVMKVEVTVPEEYMGDILGDINSRRGRVEGMDSRNNASIVRGFVPLSEMFGYTTSLRSRTQGRGTFAMELAAYEEVPKSVAEAIIKKSKGE; encoded by the coding sequence ATGGCACGCGAATTTCCGCTCGAGCGTACGCGCAACATCGGCATCATTGCTCACATTGATGCCGGTAAGACGACGACCACCGAGCGCATTCTGTTCTACACCGGCCGTGTGCACAAGATCGGTGAAGTTCACGATGGTGCAGCGACCATGGACTGGATGGTCCAAGAACAAGAGCGTGGTATCACCATCACGTCCGCTGCTACGACCGCTCAATGGAAAGAACACCGCATCAACATCATCGATACGCCGGGACACGTCGACTTCACCGTTGAAGTCGAACGTTCCTTGCGCGTGCTCGATGGCGCTTGTGCGGTCTTCGACGCCAAGGGCGGCGTTGAGCCACAGTCGGAGACGGTGTGGCGTCAGGCGGACAAGTACCATGTTCCTCGCATTGCCTACGTCAACAAGATGGACATCATCGGCGCGGACTTCCTGTCTTGTGTCGAACAGATGAAGACTCGACTTGGAGCGAAGGCTGTTCCAATTCAGTTGCCAATTGGTGCAGAGGATGAATTCCGCGGCATCATTGACCTTGTTGAAATGAAGGCCCTCATTTACGCTGACGATCTCGGCACGCATTCTGAGGATGCAGAAATTCCTGCTGACATGAAAGAGTTGGCGGAACAAAAGCGCACAGAGCTCGTCGAGGCAGTCGCTGAAGTAGATGAAGAGTTGATGATGAAGTACCTGGAGGGTGAAGAGATCACCATTCCAGAGATCAAGGCTGCTCTTCGCAAGGGTACCGTCACAGTTCAGCTGTTCCCGGTGCTTTGCGGATCATCCTACCGAAACAAGGGTGTCCAGCCCATGTTGGATGCTGTCGTCGAGTACCTTCCGGCACCGATTGACGTTCCAGCCATCAAGGGCGTTACTCCAGAAGGTGAAGAAATTGAACGTCATTCGTCTGACGAAGAGCCGTTCTCTGCACTCGCCTTCAAAATCATGACCGACCCGTTTGTTGGTAAGTTGGCCTTCTTCCGTGTTTACTCCGGTATTCTGGAGAGCGGATCGTATGTGCTGAACTCCACCAAGGGCAAGCGGGAGCGCATTGGTCGCATCCTGCAGATGCACGCCAACCACCGCGAGGAGATCTCGCAGGTGTACTCTGGTGACATCGCAGCTGCAGTTGGTTTGAAGGACACCACGACGGGCGACACGCTTTGCGATGAAAAGAGCGTAGTGCTGCTTGAGTCGATGGAGTTCCCGGATCCGGTTATCTCGGTATCGATTGAGCCGAAGACGAAGGCCGACCAGGACAAGATGGGCATCGCCCTCTCGAAACTGGCGGAAGAGGATCCGACCTTCAAAACATACACAGACCAGGAAACCGGTCAGACCATCATTCAAGGTATGGGCGAGTTGCACTTGGAGGTCATTGTCGACCGCATGCAACGCGAATTCAAAGTGGATTGCAACGTAGGTATGCCGCAGGTTGCCTATCGTGAAACCATTACGAAGCGCGTTGACCAAGAAGGCAAGTTCGTTCGCCAGTCTGGTGGCCGTGGTCAGTATGGTCACGTCAAAGTCATCTTCGAACCGCTGGAACGCGGCGAAGGATTTGTCTTTGAAAACAAGGTCGTCGGTGGTGCGATTCCGAAGGAATACATCCCGGCCGTCGAAGAAGGTATTCACGAAGCGCTGCGGAGCGGCGTCATCGCTGGCTATCCGCTCGTCGACGTGAAAGCGACCCTGTACGACGGTTCCTATCACGACGTCGACTCGTCTGAAATGGCGTTTAAGATTGCTGGTTCGATGGCGCTTAAGGCTGGTGCACAAAAAGGTAGCCCGGTCCTGCTCGAACCAGTCATGAAGGTTGAAGTCACCGTTCCTGAAGAATACATGGGGGACATCCTTGGTGACATCAACTCTCGCCGCGGTCGCGTAGAAGGCATGGATTCGCGTAACAACGCGAGCATCGTGCGTGGCTTTGTCCCATTGTCGGAGATGTTCGGTTATACGACATCACTTCGTTCCCGCACACAAGGTCGCGGTACGTTCGCAATGGAATTGGCTGCGTATGAAGAAGTGCCGAAGAGCGTTGCTGAAGCAATCATTAAGAAGAGCAAAGGCGAATAA